Proteins from one Embleya scabrispora genomic window:
- a CDS encoding aspartate aminotransferase family protein, with protein MTQQYDNAALSKSAYDHLWMHFTRMSSYENAPVPTIVRGEGSYIWDTNGRKYIDGLAGLFVVQAGHGRTELAEVARKQAEQLAFFPVWSYAHPKAIELAERLANYAPGDLNKVFFTTGGGEAVESAWKLAKHYFKLTGKPTKHKVISRAIAYHGTPQGALSITGLPDYKAPYEPLVPSTFRVPNTNQYRKPEFLADDSPEAFGRWAADQIEVAILNEGADTVAAVFLEPVQNAGGCFPPPPGYFQRVREICDQYDVLLVSDEVICAFGRLGTMFACDKFDYVPDIITCAKGMTSGYSPIGAMIVSDRLAEPFYNGSDNVFMHGYTFGGHPVSSAVALANLDIFEREGLNQHVLDNESKFLATLQKLQDLPIVGDVRGNGYFYGIEMVKDKGTKETFNEDEAERLLRGFLSTALYDNGLYCRADDRGDPVIQLSPPLVADQGVFDEIEQILRGVLTEAWTKL; from the coding sequence ATGACACAGCAGTACGACAACGCGGCCCTCTCCAAGAGCGCCTACGACCACCTGTGGATGCACTTCACCCGCATGTCGTCGTACGAGAACGCTCCCGTGCCGACCATCGTGCGCGGTGAAGGCAGCTACATCTGGGACACCAACGGTCGCAAGTACATCGACGGCCTCGCCGGCCTGTTCGTGGTACAGGCCGGGCACGGCCGCACCGAGCTGGCCGAGGTCGCCCGCAAGCAGGCCGAGCAGCTGGCCTTCTTCCCGGTGTGGAGCTACGCCCACCCCAAGGCCATCGAGCTGGCCGAGCGCCTGGCGAACTACGCCCCGGGCGATCTGAACAAGGTCTTCTTCACCACCGGCGGCGGCGAGGCCGTCGAGTCCGCGTGGAAGCTGGCCAAGCACTACTTCAAGCTGACCGGCAAGCCGACCAAGCACAAGGTCATCTCGCGGGCCATCGCCTACCACGGCACCCCGCAGGGCGCGCTGTCGATCACCGGCCTGCCCGACTACAAGGCGCCGTACGAGCCGCTGGTGCCGAGCACCTTCCGGGTGCCCAACACCAACCAGTACCGCAAGCCGGAGTTCCTCGCCGACGACTCGCCCGAGGCGTTCGGCCGCTGGGCCGCCGACCAGATCGAGGTGGCGATCCTCAACGAGGGCGCCGACACCGTCGCCGCGGTCTTCCTGGAGCCGGTGCAGAACGCCGGTGGCTGCTTCCCGCCGCCGCCCGGCTACTTCCAGCGTGTGCGCGAGATCTGCGACCAGTACGACGTGCTGCTCGTCTCGGACGAGGTCATCTGCGCGTTCGGCCGACTCGGCACCATGTTCGCGTGCGACAAGTTCGACTACGTGCCGGACATCATCACCTGCGCCAAGGGCATGACCTCGGGCTACTCCCCGATCGGCGCGATGATCGTCTCGGACCGCCTCGCCGAGCCGTTCTACAACGGCAGCGACAACGTCTTCATGCACGGCTACACCTTCGGCGGGCACCCGGTGTCCTCCGCCGTGGCGCTGGCCAACCTCGACATCTTCGAGCGCGAGGGCCTGAACCAGCACGTGCTGGACAACGAGTCCAAGTTCCTGGCCACCCTGCAAAAGCTCCAGGACCTGCCGATCGTCGGCGACGTGCGCGGCAACGGGTACTTCTACGGCATCGAGATGGTCAAGGACAAGGGCACCAAGGAGACGTTCAACGAGGACGAGGCCGAGCGCCTGCTCCGCGGCTTCCTGTCCACCGCGCTCTACGACAACGGCCTGTACTGCCGCGCCGACGACCGCGGCGACCCGGTCATCCAGCTCTCCCCGCCGCTGGTCGCGGACCAGGGCGTGTTCGACGAGATCGAGCAGATCCTGCGCGGAGTGCTGACCGAGGCCTGGACCAAGCTGTAG
- a CDS encoding Lrp/AsnC family transcriptional regulator, with translation MRQSDHVAGRDRNPSAPADAVSKAIIEQLQEDGRRSYAAIGKAVGLSEAAVRQRVQRLLDQGVMQIVAVTDPLTVGFHRQAMVGVRVEGDIEPVADILATMKEVDYVVITAGSFDLIVELVCENDDHLLDIINKRIRAIPGVRSTESFVYLKLRKQTYQWGTR, from the coding sequence ATGAGGCAGAGTGACCACGTGGCCGGTCGAGACAGAAACCCGAGTGCGCCGGCCGACGCCGTGTCGAAGGCGATCATCGAGCAGCTCCAAGAGGACGGACGCCGCTCGTACGCCGCGATCGGCAAGGCCGTCGGTCTCTCGGAGGCCGCCGTGCGCCAACGCGTACAGCGCCTGCTCGACCAGGGCGTGATGCAGATCGTCGCGGTGACCGATCCGCTGACCGTCGGCTTCCATCGCCAGGCCATGGTCGGGGTTCGGGTCGAAGGAGACATCGAGCCCGTAGCGGACATACTGGCCACGATGAAGGAAGTGGACTACGTCGTCATCACGGCGGGTTCGTTCGACCTCATCGTGGAACTCGTATGCGAGAACGACGACCACCTGCTCGACATCATCAACAAGAGGATCCGAGCGATTCCGGGCGTACGGAGCACCGAGAGCTTCGTCTACCTGAAGCTCCGGAAGCAGACCTACCAGTGGGGTACTCGATGA
- a CDS encoding gamma-aminobutyraldehyde dehydrogenase — MSDLRTLRNYIDGTFTDAADGGTLDIVDPATGEVYATSPLSRERDVDAAMRAAATAFESWSETTPAERQLALLKIADAVEKRADELIDAECRNTGKPRALTASEEIPPMVDQIRFFAGAARMLEGKSAGEYMAGHTSMVRREPVGVCAQVAPWNYPMMMAVWKFAPAIAAGNTVVLKPSDTTPASTVLLAEIIGEILPAGVFNVICGDRDTGRMMVEHKTPAMASITGSVRAGMSVAESASKDLKRVHLELGGKAPVVVFEDADIANAAEGIAGAGFFNAGQDCTAATRVLVHSSIRDEFVAALAAAANDLSTGPQDDAYYGPVNNVNQLAQVSGFIERLPAHAKVETGGHQVGDKGYFYAPTVVSGLKQDDEIIQNEVFGPVITVQAFEDEAEALANANGVQYALASSVWTKDHGRAMRMAKRLDFGCVWINTHIPLVAEMPHGGFKHSGYGKDLSGYGFEDYTRIKHVMTNYDA, encoded by the coding sequence ATGAGCGACCTGCGTACTCTGCGCAACTACATCGACGGCACGTTCACCGACGCCGCGGACGGCGGCACGCTCGACATCGTCGACCCCGCCACCGGCGAGGTCTACGCGACGTCCCCGCTGTCTCGCGAGCGGGACGTCGACGCGGCGATGCGCGCGGCGGCCACGGCGTTCGAGAGCTGGAGCGAGACCACGCCCGCCGAGCGCCAGCTCGCCCTGCTCAAGATCGCCGACGCGGTCGAGAAGCGCGCCGACGAGTTGATCGACGCCGAGTGTCGCAACACCGGCAAGCCCCGGGCGCTGACCGCGTCCGAGGAGATCCCGCCGATGGTGGACCAGATCCGCTTCTTCGCGGGCGCGGCGCGCATGCTCGAGGGCAAGTCGGCCGGCGAGTACATGGCGGGGCACACCTCCATGGTGCGGCGGGAGCCGGTCGGTGTCTGCGCCCAGGTGGCGCCGTGGAACTACCCGATGATGATGGCGGTGTGGAAGTTCGCGCCGGCCATCGCCGCGGGCAACACCGTGGTGCTCAAGCCGTCCGACACCACGCCGGCGTCCACCGTGCTGCTCGCCGAGATCATCGGTGAGATCCTGCCCGCCGGCGTGTTCAACGTGATCTGCGGCGACCGCGACACCGGCCGCATGATGGTCGAGCACAAGACCCCGGCGATGGCCTCGATCACCGGCTCGGTACGCGCCGGCATGTCGGTCGCGGAGAGTGCGTCCAAGGACCTCAAGCGGGTGCACCTCGAACTCGGCGGCAAGGCGCCCGTCGTGGTCTTCGAGGACGCCGACATCGCCAACGCGGCCGAGGGCATCGCCGGGGCCGGCTTCTTCAACGCCGGCCAGGACTGCACCGCCGCCACCCGGGTGCTCGTGCACTCCTCGATCCGTGACGAGTTCGTCGCCGCGCTGGCCGCGGCCGCCAACGACCTCTCCACCGGCCCGCAGGACGACGCGTACTACGGTCCGGTCAACAACGTGAACCAACTCGCGCAGGTCAGCGGCTTCATCGAGCGCCTGCCCGCGCACGCGAAGGTGGAGACCGGCGGGCACCAGGTCGGCGACAAGGGCTACTTCTACGCGCCGACGGTGGTCTCCGGGCTGAAGCAGGACGACGAGATCATCCAGAACGAGGTCTTCGGCCCGGTGATCACCGTCCAGGCGTTCGAGGACGAGGCCGAGGCGCTGGCCAACGCCAACGGCGTGCAGTACGCGCTCGCCTCCTCGGTGTGGACCAAGGACCACGGCCGGGCGATGCGGATGGCCAAGCGGCTCGACTTCGGCTGCGTGTGGATCAACACGCACATCCCGCTGGTCGCCGAGATGCCGCACGGCGGCTTCAAGCACTCCGGTTACGGCAAGGACCTCTCCGGCTACGGCTTCGAGGACTACACCCGGATCAAGCACGTGATGACCAACTACGACGCCTGA
- a CDS encoding polyamine ABC transporter substrate-binding protein has protein sequence MIRARSRAQSPLRIAGHRVDRRMFLRGTGAAAAVGALAACGVPSAYVEESKRGGTDRSDREKVVRFSNWALYIDVDDEDEQRRPTLEAFTDKTGIKVRYSEEINDNDEFFGKIHPAIQAGKEPGRDAIVISDWMCTRFVRLGWVQKLNKANLPQVGANLAESLRSPGYDPKREYTVPWQSGMTGIAYNKKLVDREIRSVNDLWRPELKGRVTVFAGFMEAVALLMLGEGSDIRTFTDADVDKVMERMQKLVDKDHIRSFTGNDYTSGLASGDILACQAYSGDVGQLKLDNPDIEFVVPEEGAELWSENLMVPNKAAHKTNAEKLMDFYYDPEIAAELANYVAYVCPVPAAQQVLAESSDEEMRASATNPLIFPDAEMTAKLHGMRETTEDEERRWEKAWGKIIGL, from the coding sequence ATGATCCGCGCCCGCTCTCGCGCCCAGTCCCCGCTGCGGATTGCCGGGCACCGGGTGGACCGGCGGATGTTCCTGCGCGGCACCGGAGCGGCCGCGGCCGTCGGCGCGCTGGCCGCGTGCGGCGTGCCCTCGGCGTATGTCGAGGAGTCCAAGCGCGGCGGAACGGACCGGTCGGACAGGGAGAAGGTGGTCCGCTTCTCCAACTGGGCGCTGTACATCGACGTCGACGACGAGGACGAGCAGCGCCGGCCCACGCTCGAAGCATTCACCGACAAGACCGGGATCAAGGTCCGGTACTCGGAGGAGATCAACGACAACGACGAGTTCTTCGGCAAGATCCACCCGGCCATCCAGGCGGGCAAGGAGCCGGGGCGCGACGCCATCGTCATCTCCGACTGGATGTGCACCCGCTTCGTCCGGCTCGGCTGGGTGCAGAAGCTGAACAAGGCCAACCTGCCGCAGGTGGGCGCCAACCTCGCCGAATCGTTGCGCAGTCCCGGCTACGACCCGAAGCGCGAGTACACCGTGCCGTGGCAGAGCGGGATGACCGGCATCGCGTACAACAAGAAGCTGGTGGACCGCGAGATCCGGTCGGTGAACGACCTGTGGCGGCCCGAACTCAAGGGCCGGGTCACCGTGTTCGCGGGCTTCATGGAGGCGGTCGCGCTGCTGATGCTCGGTGAGGGCTCGGACATCCGCACCTTCACCGACGCCGACGTGGACAAGGTGATGGAGCGCATGCAGAAGCTGGTGGACAAGGACCACATCCGCAGCTTCACCGGCAACGACTACACCTCGGGCCTGGCCAGTGGCGACATCCTGGCCTGCCAGGCGTATTCCGGCGACGTGGGCCAGCTCAAGCTGGACAACCCCGACATCGAGTTCGTGGTGCCCGAGGAGGGTGCCGAGCTGTGGTCGGAGAACCTGATGGTGCCGAACAAGGCCGCGCACAAGACCAACGCCGAGAAGCTGATGGACTTCTACTACGACCCCGAGATCGCCGCGGAGCTGGCGAACTACGTGGCGTACGTGTGTCCGGTGCCGGCCGCGCAGCAGGTGCTGGCCGAGTCGTCGGACGAGGAGATGCGCGCGTCGGCGACCAACCCGCTGATCTTCCCGGACGCGGAGATGACCGCGAAGCTGCACGGGATGCGGGAGACCACCGAGGACGAGGAACGGCGCTGGGAGAAGGCGTGGGGGAAGATCATCGGCCTGTGA
- a CDS encoding cation:proton antiporter → MSHDSAPFLIVLALAFVAPPAADLLGRRIPVPTVVLELLLGVLVGPSVLDRVHETTVLTFAANFGLAFLMFLAGFEIDPSRLNGRPLRLATLGWVVSLAVGLAVGLLLVWSGSTMSRLVVGLALTTTALGTLLPILRDTGALPTRFGARVMAIGTLGEFGPIVAVSLLLSGRNADASAVALACFAAVTLVILAFARRPLPSALDRVVRATLHSSGQLAVRMAVLVLAALVWAADELGLDALLGAFAAGLIIRLLLSDMPAESRETVAAKLDAIGFGMFIPVFFVISGVRFDGRALFADLGTVALLPLFLALFLLVRGVPTYVVERGSPAAVRLGLALIASAGLPLIVVITGIGVAEGELRAGTAAAMVGAGMVSVLVFPLLGLRAYRRARTADPAMAER, encoded by the coding sequence GTGTCCCACGACAGCGCGCCGTTCCTGATCGTCCTGGCCCTGGCCTTCGTCGCGCCGCCAGCCGCCGATCTGCTCGGGCGACGGATCCCGGTACCCACCGTCGTGCTCGAACTCCTGCTCGGCGTACTGGTCGGACCGTCCGTCCTGGACCGGGTGCACGAGACGACCGTGCTCACCTTCGCCGCCAACTTCGGGCTGGCCTTCCTGATGTTCCTGGCCGGCTTCGAGATCGACCCGTCCCGGCTCAACGGTCGGCCGTTGCGCCTGGCCACGCTGGGTTGGGTGGTGTCCCTGGCGGTCGGCCTGGCGGTCGGGCTGCTCCTGGTGTGGTCCGGCTCGACCATGTCGCGCCTGGTGGTCGGCCTGGCCCTGACCACCACCGCGCTCGGCACGCTGTTGCCGATCCTGCGCGACACGGGGGCGCTGCCCACCCGGTTCGGCGCGCGGGTGATGGCGATCGGCACCCTCGGCGAGTTCGGTCCGATCGTCGCGGTCTCGCTGCTGCTGAGCGGACGCAACGCGGATGCCTCGGCGGTCGCGCTGGCCTGTTTCGCCGCGGTGACGCTGGTGATACTGGCGTTCGCGCGCCGACCGCTGCCCTCGGCACTCGACCGGGTGGTTCGGGCCACCCTGCACTCCAGCGGCCAACTCGCCGTCCGAATGGCCGTGTTGGTCCTGGCGGCGCTGGTCTGGGCGGCGGACGAACTCGGCCTCGACGCGCTGCTCGGCGCGTTCGCGGCCGGTCTGATCATCCGGCTGCTGCTGTCGGACATGCCGGCCGAGTCGCGGGAGACGGTGGCGGCCAAGCTGGACGCGATCGGCTTCGGGATGTTCATCCCGGTGTTCTTCGTGATCAGCGGCGTGCGCTTCGACGGGCGGGCGCTGTTCGCGGACCTTGGCACGGTGGCCCTGCTCCCGCTGTTCCTGGCGCTGTTCCTGCTGGTCCGGGGCGTGCCGACCTATGTCGTGGAGCGCGGTTCCCCGGCCGCGGTACGCCTGGGCCTGGCCCTAATCGCGTCGGCCGGCCTGCCGCTGATCGTGGTGATCACCGGGATCGGCGTGGCGGAGGGCGAGTTGCGGGCGGGCACCGCGGCCGCGATGGTCGGCGCCGGCATGGTCTCGGTGCTGGTCTTCCCGCTGCTCGGGCTGCGCGCCTACCGCAGGGCGCGGACCGCCGACCCTGCGATGGCGGAGCGCTGA
- a CDS encoding geranylgeranyl reductase family protein translates to MTSISPEATAVPAVATPADPADDPGDPSGWDVVVIGAGPAGASAALAAARAGRRVLVLDRAELPRYKTCGGGIIGPSKNALPPGFEPPVEDLVREVEFTLRGRRRRVRSARTTLIGLVDRARFDEALTRAAVAAGAVLREGTAVSRIVERDGLVELTLAGGETVRARAVVGADGSAGRSSAYVGVTFEQVDLGLEAEIPVPPEVAAHWRGRILLDWGPLPGSYGWVFPKGDTLTVGVICARGEGEATRAYLRDFIGRLGLAGFRPAVESGHLTRCRKESAPLSRGRVLVAGDAAGLLEPWTREGISYALRSGRLAGERAAQAAGVETVAEVDKIGADYHADVDAVLGREMRAGRILLDVFERHPAMLHHAVTTLPQGWRVFRKVVQGRTTFADLLERPAARRVLALTGH, encoded by the coding sequence ATGACCAGCATCTCCCCAGAGGCCACCGCCGTGCCCGCCGTCGCAACGCCCGCCGACCCCGCCGACGATCCCGGTGATCCCTCGGGTTGGGACGTCGTGGTGATCGGCGCGGGCCCCGCCGGCGCGTCGGCGGCGCTGGCCGCGGCACGCGCGGGACGCCGCGTGCTGGTCCTCGACCGGGCCGAGCTCCCGCGCTACAAGACGTGCGGCGGCGGCATCATCGGCCCGTCCAAGAACGCCCTCCCGCCGGGCTTCGAGCCGCCGGTGGAAGACCTGGTGCGCGAGGTCGAGTTCACCCTGCGCGGACGCCGCCGCCGGGTCCGCTCGGCTCGGACCACGCTGATCGGACTGGTCGACCGGGCCCGCTTCGACGAGGCGCTGACCCGGGCGGCGGTGGCCGCGGGCGCGGTGCTGCGCGAGGGCACGGCGGTCTCCCGGATCGTCGAGCGGGACGGTCTGGTGGAGTTGACCCTCGCGGGCGGCGAGACGGTGCGTGCGCGCGCGGTGGTGGGCGCGGACGGCAGCGCGGGGCGCAGCTCGGCCTATGTCGGGGTCACCTTCGAGCAGGTGGATCTGGGCCTGGAGGCGGAGATTCCGGTGCCGCCGGAGGTCGCCGCGCACTGGCGCGGGCGGATCCTGCTCGACTGGGGCCCGCTGCCGGGCTCGTACGGGTGGGTGTTCCCCAAGGGCGACACGCTGACCGTCGGGGTGATCTGCGCGCGCGGCGAGGGTGAGGCCACCCGTGCCTACCTGCGCGACTTCATCGGCCGGCTGGGTCTGGCCGGGTTCCGGCCGGCGGTGGAGTCGGGCCATCTGACCCGGTGCCGCAAGGAGAGCGCGCCGCTGTCGCGCGGCCGGGTGCTGGTCGCCGGGGACGCGGCCGGGCTGCTCGAACCCTGGACGCGCGAGGGCATCTCGTACGCGCTGCGCTCGGGCCGGCTGGCGGGGGAGCGGGCCGCCCAGGCGGCCGGGGTCGAGACCGTGGCCGAGGTGGACAAGATCGGCGCGGACTACCACGCGGACGTGGACGCGGTGCTCGGTCGCGAGATGCGCGCCGGGCGGATCCTGCTCGACGTCTTCGAGCGGCACCCGGCGATGTTGCACCACGCGGTGACCACGCTGCCGCAGGGCTGGCGGGTGTTCCGCAAGGTGGTCCAGGGGCGCACCACGTTCGCCGACCTGCTGGAGCGGCCCGCCGCCCGGCGGGTGTTGGCGCTGACCGGGCACTGA
- a CDS encoding serine/threonine-protein kinase, whose product MSGGPGDGGTGFVVGARYELVSVLGSGGMGTVWRARDRLLDRPVAAKVISTGWGRNASQSFRERSLREAQATARINHPNVVRVYDYVEDDDRLWIVMELLDARSLDTILAEDGPLTPHAAAAMAVQIARALGVVHAHGVIHRDVKPGNVLIERDGHAVLTDFGIAALEGVSGLTGTGAILGSPEFMAPERIESEHPGPASDLWSLGVTLCAAVTGASPFRRATPVATMHAIVIAEPEVPEEIGPLEPLVRDLFRRDPTLRPNSAEVEARLSAVVAAEGRRRAGDPTRPIRPTMPGRASAFGAVEAGEPAVTDPHPTDPHPTDPPATDPYRTDPFGGDPDSTDPDATLVPSPHRQPPLRDLLPTARPAPDDAGSFEPLPRVPAAPPPGRRPGGPAEAGDPPTFPLPSRGRRPARSRRRLLAVLLPIVTVLVAGAIVAAVLLAGAGGRGGDTAGASPRANPPTVTGSGSRPAADPLAGLAAYPTAPPGSAPIPIHRVDESTFAWRVPQGWTRKEQNQSVIYTDPAGPTVLTGRTAFQQTSDLLEQWRDDEQNAARVFRDYRKVTFESRAIHGRKGVVWEYTWTESGIARHAMLASVIIDGIYVEVDVFGTEQLWPRDAVLHALAMNEFTLAGTRPAA is encoded by the coding sequence ATGTCGGGCGGGCCGGGTGACGGTGGGACGGGCTTCGTGGTCGGAGCCCGCTACGAGCTGGTGAGCGTGCTCGGCAGCGGCGGAATGGGCACCGTGTGGCGGGCCCGCGACCGGCTGCTCGACCGACCCGTGGCGGCGAAGGTGATCAGCACGGGCTGGGGGCGCAACGCGTCGCAGTCCTTTCGCGAGCGGAGTCTGCGCGAGGCCCAGGCGACCGCCCGGATCAACCATCCCAACGTGGTGCGGGTCTACGACTACGTCGAGGACGACGACCGGTTGTGGATCGTGATGGAGCTGCTCGACGCCCGCTCGCTGGACACGATCCTGGCCGAGGACGGGCCGCTCACCCCGCACGCCGCCGCGGCGATGGCGGTACAGATCGCTCGCGCGCTCGGCGTCGTGCACGCACACGGGGTGATCCACCGCGACGTCAAGCCGGGCAACGTCCTGATCGAGCGGGACGGGCACGCGGTGCTCACCGACTTCGGCATCGCCGCCCTGGAGGGCGTGAGCGGACTGACCGGGACCGGCGCGATCCTGGGCTCGCCCGAGTTCATGGCGCCGGAGCGCATCGAGAGCGAACACCCGGGGCCGGCCTCGGATTTGTGGTCGCTGGGCGTCACGCTGTGCGCGGCGGTCACCGGCGCCTCGCCGTTCCGGCGGGCCACCCCGGTGGCCACGATGCACGCGATCGTGATCGCCGAGCCCGAGGTGCCGGAGGAGATCGGGCCGCTGGAGCCACTGGTCCGCGACCTGTTTCGGCGCGATCCGACGCTGCGCCCGAACAGCGCCGAGGTGGAGGCGCGGCTGAGCGCGGTGGTCGCCGCCGAGGGCCGCCGGCGCGCGGGCGATCCGACCCGGCCGATCCGGCCCACCATGCCCGGGCGGGCGTCGGCGTTCGGGGCGGTGGAGGCGGGGGAGCCGGCCGTGACCGACCCACACCCGACCGACCCACACCCGACCGACCCGCCCGCGACGGACCCGTACCGGACGGATCCGTTCGGCGGTGATCCCGATTCGACCGACCCGGACGCGACGCTGGTGCCCTCCCCGCACCGGCAACCGCCGCTGCGCGACCTGCTGCCCACCGCGCGGCCCGCCCCCGACGACGCCGGATCGTTCGAGCCGCTGCCCCGGGTGCCCGCCGCGCCGCCGCCCGGGCGCCGACCCGGCGGCCCCGCGGAGGCCGGGGATCCGCCGACCTTCCCGCTGCCCTCCCGCGGCCGGCGCCCGGCCCGCTCGCGCCGTCGGTTGTTGGCGGTCCTGCTCCCGATCGTCACCGTCCTCGTCGCCGGCGCGATCGTGGCGGCGGTGCTGCTCGCCGGCGCCGGCGGCCGGGGCGGCGACACAGCCGGGGCGTCGCCCCGGGCGAACCCGCCGACGGTCACCGGGTCCGGCTCGCGACCGGCCGCCGATCCGCTCGCCGGCCTGGCCGCGTACCCCACCGCGCCCCCGGGAAGCGCGCCGATTCCGATACACCGGGTCGACGAGAGCACTTTCGCCTGGCGGGTCCCGCAGGGCTGGACCCGCAAGGAGCAGAACCAGAGCGTGATCTACACCGACCCCGCCGGCCCGACCGTGTTGACCGGGCGGACCGCCTTCCAGCAGACCAGCGATCTGCTGGAACAGTGGCGCGACGACGAACAGAACGCCGCCCGGGTATTTCGCGACTATCGAAAAGTGACCTTCGAGTCGCGTGCCATTCACGGCCGCAAAGGCGTGGTCTGGGAATACACCTGGACCGAGTCCGGTATTGCCCGGCACGCGATGTTGGCGTCGGTGATCATCGACGGGATCTACGTCGAGGTCGATGTGTTCGGCACCGAGCAGCTGTGGCCGCGCGACGCGGTCCTGCACGCGCTCGCGATGAACGAATTCACCCTCGCCGGTACCCGGCCGGCCGCCTGA
- a CDS encoding PucR family transcriptional regulator: MFPTVSDVLALDIVRRGRPQVVAGERGLARPVRWVHISELPDVTRLLKGGELVMATGIALPEEREGLQRYIRDLAEVDAAGLVLELGRRYTEQLPRALVAAAEQVGLPVITLRNETRFIGITEAVHALIIDAQLAELQASEAVHQAFNELAVEGAEPAEVVRQASRMAGRPVILENLAHQVLAYDAAGTAAETLLENWEDRSRQLRLSTRTAFDERTGWLVTTVGARGHDWGRLVLVGDGTPPPARQTMLLERAASTLALNRLVVRDRESLERQTHRTLLSGILTHSYTVAEVTLRARALGIPLEGRRLVGVVLRLRRNTTPAALESQARLRDFTEIAAAAVRERRLAALVGGLDDDNVGLLVALASQDTEDGALEGFSAAIRRLAPDLADDIVVAVGSSVGAARDARRSLLEATQVADAALHQGGKAAFYRLPDVRLRGLLHLLRDDARLQTYVERELGPLLAYDAQQGSQLVPMLRIYLEHGRNKSAAADAAHLSRPSFYERLHRIERVLGVDLDQVESCLSLHVALLGLEALRR; the protein is encoded by the coding sequence ATGTTCCCCACCGTTTCCGACGTACTGGCCCTCGACATCGTCCGGCGCGGCCGCCCGCAGGTGGTGGCGGGCGAGCGGGGCCTGGCCCGTCCGGTGCGCTGGGTGCACATCAGCGAATTGCCCGACGTGACCCGCCTGCTCAAGGGCGGCGAGCTGGTGATGGCCACCGGCATCGCGCTCCCGGAGGAGCGTGAGGGGTTGCAGCGCTACATCCGCGATCTGGCCGAGGTGGACGCCGCCGGGCTCGTGCTCGAACTGGGCCGGCGCTACACCGAACAACTGCCGCGCGCGCTGGTCGCCGCGGCCGAGCAGGTCGGCCTGCCGGTGATCACGCTGCGCAACGAGACCCGGTTCATCGGTATCACCGAGGCCGTGCACGCGCTGATCATCGACGCCCAGTTGGCCGAGTTGCAGGCGTCCGAGGCGGTGCACCAGGCGTTCAACGAGCTGGCCGTGGAGGGCGCCGAGCCCGCCGAGGTGGTCCGCCAGGCGTCCCGGATGGCCGGGCGGCCGGTGATCCTGGAGAACCTGGCGCACCAGGTGCTGGCCTACGACGCGGCGGGCACGGCGGCCGAGACGCTGCTGGAGAACTGGGAGGACCGCTCCCGGCAGCTGCGGCTGTCCACCCGCACCGCCTTCGACGAGCGCACCGGGTGGCTGGTGACCACGGTGGGCGCCCGGGGGCACGACTGGGGCCGGCTGGTGCTGGTCGGCGACGGCACCCCGCCGCCCGCGCGGCAGACCATGCTCCTGGAGCGGGCGGCCTCCACGCTGGCGCTGAACCGGCTGGTGGTGCGCGATCGGGAGAGCCTGGAGCGGCAGACCCACCGCACGCTGCTGTCCGGGATCCTGACCCACTCGTACACGGTGGCCGAGGTGACCCTGCGCGCCCGTGCCCTGGGCATCCCGCTGGAGGGCCGGCGTCTGGTCGGCGTGGTGTTGCGGCTGCGGCGCAACACCACCCCGGCCGCGCTGGAATCCCAGGCCCGGCTGCGCGACTTCACCGAGATCGCCGCCGCCGCGGTGCGCGAGCGCCGGTTGGCCGCGCTGGTCGGCGGGCTCGACGACGACAACGTCGGGCTGCTCGTCGCGCTCGCCTCGCAGGACACCGAGGACGGTGCGCTGGAGGGCTTCTCGGCCGCGATCCGCCGGCTCGCGCCGGATCTCGCGGACGACATCGTGGTCGCGGTGGGCTCCTCGGTGGGCGCGGCGCGCGACGCGCGACGCTCGCTCCTGGAGGCGACCCAGGTCGCCGACGCGGCACTGCACCAGGGCGGCAAGGCCGCGTTCTACCGGCTGCCCGACGTACGGCTGCGCGGCCTGCTGCACCTGCTGCGCGACGACGCGCGGTTGCAGACCTACGTCGAGCGCGAACTCGGGCCGCTGCTGGCCTACGACGCGCAGCAGGGCAGCCAGTTGGTCCCGATGCTGCGGATCTATCTGGAGCACGGGCGCAACAAGTCCGCCGCCGCCGATGCCGCGCACCTGTCCCGGCCGTCCTTCTACGAGCGGCTGCACCGGATCGAGCGGGTGCTCGGCGTGGACCTGGACCAGGTGGAGAGTTGCCTGTCGCTGCACGTGGCGCTGCTCGGCCTGGAGGCGCTCCGGCGCTGA